A region from the Citrobacter koseri ATCC BAA-895 genome encodes:
- the ybiJ gene encoding DUF1471 family protein YbiJ, which produces MKNIKYAVAAIALSTLSFGVFAAEPVTASQAQSMNKIGVVSAEGATTLDGLEAKLAEKAAAAGATGYSITSATNNNKMSGTAVIYK; this is translated from the coding sequence ATGAAAAATATCAAATATGCTGTTGCTGCTATCGCTCTGTCTACCCTGTCATTTGGCGTTTTCGCTGCCGAGCCGGTAACGGCTTCCCAGGCGCAAAGCATGAATAAAATCGGTGTTGTTTCTGCGGAAGGCGCCACCACTCTGGATGGACTGGAAGCGAAACTGGCTGAGAAAGCGGCAGCTGCCGGCGCAACCGGTTATAGCATCACTTCCGCAACCAACAACAACAAAATGAGCGGCACTGCTGTTATCTACAAATAA
- the ybiB gene encoding DNA-binding protein YbiB: MDYRKIIKEVGRGKNHARDLDQDTARGLYTHMLNGDVPELEMGGVLIALRIKGEGEAEMLGFYEAMQNHTITLTPPVAKPMPIVIPSYNGARKQANLTPLLAILLHKLGFPVVVHGVSEDPTRVLTETIFELMGIAPTLHAGQAQAKLDGHEPVFIPVGTLCPPLEKQLAMRWRLGVRNSAHTLAKLATPFAEDAALRLSSVSHPEYVPRVAKFFADIGGRGLLMHGTEGEVYANPQRCPQISLIDRSGVQVLQDRQSEMPDEPVPLPAAKDPETTARWIERCLAGSEPIPASLKIQMACCLVATGEAATLTEGLARVAQHF; the protein is encoded by the coding sequence ATGGATTATCGCAAAATCATCAAAGAGGTCGGTCGGGGTAAAAATCACGCCCGCGACCTGGATCAGGATACCGCGCGCGGCCTGTATACCCATATGTTGAATGGCGATGTGCCCGAACTGGAAATGGGCGGCGTGTTGATCGCGTTGCGTATTAAAGGGGAAGGCGAAGCGGAGATGCTGGGCTTTTATGAAGCCATGCAGAACCACACGATTACGCTTACGCCGCCGGTCGCCAAACCGATGCCGATTGTCATCCCCAGCTACAACGGAGCGCGCAAACAGGCGAACCTGACGCCGTTGCTGGCGATTCTGCTGCATAAACTGGGCTTTCCGGTGGTGGTACATGGCGTAAGCGAAGATCCGACGCGCGTACTGACGGAGACCATTTTCGAACTGATGGGGATTGCGCCGACGCTGCACGCCGGTCAGGCTCAGGCGAAGCTGGATGGACACGAGCCGGTGTTTATTCCTGTTGGTACGCTGTGCCCACCGCTGGAAAAACAGCTGGCAATGCGCTGGCGGCTGGGCGTGCGTAACAGCGCGCACACGCTGGCGAAGTTAGCGACGCCGTTTGCGGAAGATGCCGCCTTGCGGTTGTCCAGCGTCTCGCACCCGGAGTACGTTCCGCGCGTCGCGAAATTTTTTGCCGACATCGGTGGGCGCGGTTTGCTGATGCACGGCACGGAAGGGGAGGTGTATGCCAATCCACAGCGTTGCCCGCAAATCAGCCTGATCGACCGTTCCGGCGTGCAGGTGCTTCAGGATCGCCAGAGCGAGATGCCCGACGAGCCGGTGCCGCTGCCTGCGGCAAAAGACCCGGAAACCACCGCTCGCTGGATTGAGCGCTGCCTGGCGGGAAGCGAGCCGATCCCGGCTTCCCTGAAAATTCAGATGGCGTGCTGCCTGGTGGCTACGGGAGAAGCGGCGACGTTAACGGAAGGGCTTGCGCGGGTAGCGCAGCATTTTTAA
- a CDS encoding fimbrial protein gives MNKVALGLFIAATVGCSASAFAATNGEGQINFTGEIIDSACQVVNGLSNPLNVELGRVSKTVFSGAGSTSTPTKFDIQLKDCPEMVTSAAINFGGTPDTDNSTTLALTPDTETATGVAIQLLDSSEQPVSLYTPSRQYPLTAGSTVNDLEFAARYIQTQAAVTAGPANSVSTFTVIYN, from the coding sequence ATGAACAAGGTTGCTTTAGGTTTATTCATCGCTGCAACAGTAGGATGTTCCGCATCCGCATTTGCGGCAACAAATGGCGAAGGTCAGATTAACTTTACGGGTGAAATCATTGACTCCGCTTGTCAGGTCGTTAATGGGTTAAGTAACCCGCTAAATGTCGAGTTGGGCAGAGTGTCTAAAACCGTATTTTCTGGCGCAGGCTCTACCAGCACACCAACGAAATTCGATATTCAGCTAAAAGACTGCCCGGAAATGGTGACCTCTGCCGCCATTAATTTTGGCGGTACGCCGGATACAGATAACAGCACGACCCTGGCATTAACGCCAGACACGGAGACGGCTACCGGTGTGGCAATTCAGTTGCTCGACTCGTCAGAGCAACCCGTCAGCTTATATACCCCTTCCCGTCAATATCCACTGACGGCAGGAAGCACGGTAAACGATCTGGAATTTGCAGCGCGTTATATTCAGACTCAGGCTGCCGTTACGGCCGGCCCGGCAAATTCCGTATCTACCTTTACCGTTATCTATAACTGA